GGTCACGTCGTGGCCCTCCGTGTGCGCGTCGACGTGGAACACCTCCACGTCGGTGGAGCTCACCCGGTACGGAAAGTCCTTCGCTGGAACGACCCTGCCGGCGTCCTCACCGGCGACCGGCTGCGAGGCGGGCTGGCTGTCGTCCAGGTCGATATCGAACGTCTGCGGCACGATGCCGCCCCCGCAGCCCTCCCCCATCGAGTACGCGGGCCAGTCGGTGGCCGCCGCCTGCGATACCACCCGTACATGAAGCGCGTTCAGAACGACCGCCTCCTGCGAAGCTCCCTGCAGGGTGAGCTCGAGCAGCATGTCTCCCCCGTCCACTCCGCCCAGTTGCGCCGCCCAGGCGCGCCTGTCCCTGTCCTGGACCTCGGGCGCCGGCGGCATGCCCTGGGGTTCCCGGTCGAGCAGGTAGTACTGCCCGCAGGGCCAATCCCAGTTGTACGAACTGATGGTGGCGGTCACCGGCACGCCCTGGGAACCGGTCCCCTTCCCTCCCTTTCCGTCCGCCCCCTTGGGGGCGGTGGACCTCGTGGCCGTGGCGGAGGGTGTCACGGAGCCGCTGGTCGCGGACGGCGAGGTTTTCGCAGGACTCGGTGACGGAGACATGCTGCCGCTCCGGCTCGGCGTGGCCGGTGCGTTGCTGCGGGACGTGTCCATGCCCTCGTCGTGCGTGCGGTCGCCCGTGTAGTTGCTGATCGCCAGCGCGGCGGGCACGGTGACCGCCACCACCGCGACGGCCGCGAGCAGGACACGCAGCCGCTTGCCGGACGGCCGTCCCGGGGCGGGCGCGGTAGCGGAGGGCCGCGCATCCGGGGTCACATCGTCAGCCGCTGACTCCGGTGCCGGTGTCGGAGCCGGTTCTGATTCCGGTTTCGGTTCCGCTTCCGGTTCCGGCGGCGAGGCCGCGAGCTCCGACGTCACCGCCGCCGGCTCGACCGCCCCGACAGCCTCCGCCTTCCGAGCACCTCGCCGCTTCGCCTCGTCGGCCAGAATCCACTGCCGGTGCAACGCCACCAGTTCGTCCGACTGCGCACGGCACACGCGCGCGAAGCGTTCGACCGGCGCATAGTCGTGCGGGACCGCGTCACCGTTGCAGTACCGGTGAATCGTGGAGGTGCTCATGTGCAGCTTCTGGGCGAGCGCTCCGTAACTCAGCCCGGAGCGCTGTTTCAGCCCCCTGAGCAATGCCGCGAAGTCCTGGATCTCCGTGCCCACCCCGACCGTTCCCCTCTCCTACCCTCCCGGAACGGCGTTCCAGGCAGGGGATGTCATCGCAGGTCAGAGGCCCTACTTCCGTTCCAGCGTCCCGTACCGACCGGCAACCGTTGCCACCGGCCTCGAGGGCCGGACACGATGTTGGAACACACCGCAGCAGCACCCCTGCAAGGGCACGCAGCGCGACTCGTGCATCCACCACTTGCCCGTCCCCGGGAGCCGCCGTGCGTACCCGTCCTCGACTCAGCCTGACCGATGTAGTGGCCGCAGGAGTTCTGATCGCCTCTGTCACGACCGTCATCGCACTCCCGCGGCACCTCTGACCCCACGTCATTGTCCAGTACACCCGTCAGCTCCCGGTGCGCCAAAGCGGCGCCCCACACTCCACGACACCTTCCGAACGGAAAAGACACCTCATGCGTAACCTTCACCTCCGCCGCGCCGCCCGCACCTCTGCCCTCGGGGCTGTCGCACTGATCGCATCCCTGTCGCTGACGGCCTGCCAGGGCGACGACGAAGCGGCGTCCGGCGGCAGCGCCTCCGCTCCGGCCGGCTCGTCCTCCCCGCCCCCGGCGGAGAGCTCCGGCGCCTCCGCCGACAAGAGCTCGGCGGCTCCGTCCACCGACCAGGGCAAGAACTCCTCCGCTCCGGACTCCGGTTCGGGTTCCGGTTCGGGCTCCGGTGACGATGCGTCCACGGCCGAGCCGCAGGACGTCGACGATGCAGTCGTGCTGGCATGCACCGGAACGAACACCAAGCTGACGATGACCGAGGTACAACGGCCGGTCAACCACATGCTGCTCACGATGACCAACACCGGTTCGAAGGCCTGCAACGCCTACTCCTACCCCTACCTGCGGTTCGGCGACGCCCAGTCCGTTCCGAAGACGTTCGACGACAGCAAGCCGCAGGCGGTGGCGACCATCAACCCGGGCGAGTCCGTCTACACCGGCGTCATGACCTCGGCCGCTGACGGCAGCGGCACGAACGGCTACTCCACCAAGGACCTGACCGTCAGCTTCCAGAACCGCGACGGCAACTCCGACGGCACCGGCTCTGCGGTCAAGGTGCCGCTCGCCAAGAGCGTGTTCGTGGACAGCAGCCTGAGCGTCACCTACTGGCAGACGAGCATGGACGATGCGCTCACGTACTGAGCAGTACGGCTCGCAGCACCTGCGCCGTCGCCGGCCGCACCCCGTGGAGACATCAACCGCAGTCGCCGCATGAGCTGTCCCTGAGTACGACGACTCATGCGGCGATCCCGGGCGCGGAGTTGACTCGTACACATGCCCGATGACCTCACCAGTCCCCGCGACTCCCGCGCCTGGATCGCCCCGCTCGTCTCCACACTCGTCACGCTGCCGCTCGCGTTCTTCGCCCTGGTCTTCGGCGCGCTCTCGCCGATGGCCTGCGACTCCTGCATGGACGCCGAGGCCGACCGCTTCGACGCGAGCTTCGGCCCGGCGTGGACGGTGCTCTGCTGCGGCCTGGTGCTCGCACTGATCCTGCTGGTGGCCGCCTGGGCACTCCCGTGGCGGCCACGCAACGCCGCCCGCAGGGTGCTCGTCACCGTGCTCGCGCCCGCCACGGTGTTCCTCACCTACGTGACGTTCGCGGCCCTGGTCGACTGGCCGTAACAGAGACCGGGAGAGACCGGGACCCTAGCCCCGCCCCAACCGCTGCGCGACCTCGGTCGCCCAGTACGTCAGGATCATCTGCGCACCCGCCCGGCGGATCCCCGTCAGGCTCTCCATGATCGCGGCATCCCGGTCGATCCAGCCCCGCTCGGCCGCTGCCTCGATCATCGAGTACTCACCACTGATCTGGTACGCGGCGACCGGCACGTCCACCGACTCCGCGACCTTCGCCAGGACGTCCAGGTACGGTCCGGCCGGCTTCACCATGACCATGTCGGCGCCCTCTTCGAGGTCGAGCGCCAGCTCGCGCAGCGACTCACGGGCGTTCGCCGGGTCCTGCTGGTACGTCTTGCGGTCGCCCTTCAGCGAGGAACCGACCGCCTCACGGAACGGCCCGTAGAACGCGGACGAGTACTTCGCCGTGTAGGCGAGGATCGACACGTCCTCGTACCCGGTCTGGTCCAGCGCGTCACGGACGACACCGACCTGGCCGTCCATCATTCCGCTGGGGCCGACCACATGGGCGCCCGCGTCGGCCTGGACCTGCGCCATCTCGGCGTACCGCTCCAGCGTGGCGTCGTTGTCGACGCGGCCGTCGTCCGTCAGGACACCGCAGTGACCGTGATCGGTGTACTCGTCCAGACAGAGGTCGGACATGACGACGAGATCGTCACCGACCTCTTCCCGCACCGCGCGCAGGGCGACCTGGAGGATGCCGTCCGGGTCCGTGCCCGCCGTGCCCCGGGCGTCCTTCTTCTCGTCCACCGGGACACCGAAGAGCATGATCCCCGAGACACCGGCCGACACCGCGTCCACGGCGGCCTTCCGCAGGGTGTCCAGGGTGTGCTGCTGCACGCCGGGCATGGCCGAGATGGCGACCGGCGCGTCGATGCCCTCGCGTACGAACGCGGGGAGGATCAGGTTCGCCGGGTCGAGCCGGGTCTCGGCGACCATGCGTCGCATCACGGGCGTCGTCCGCAGCCGCCGGGGGCGGGAGCCGGGGAAGTTTCCGTACACAGTCATCCTTCGACGATAGACCCGTACACAGCGGCCTCTTACCGACACCCGCGCCGGAAAACGCGGCAGGGGCCCGGCCGCCGAAGCAGCCGGACCCCCCACACCCGCAGCCGGACCGGTCAGGTCGTCGTACGACGACGACGCGCACCCGGGCGCCGCTCGCTCGGCCGGGTCACCGGGTCACCGGCCTCCTTGGCCGCGTCCCGGCGCTGTGCGCCGAACGCCGCGAGCGCCTCGGCCAGCTTGTGCACCGACGGCTCGGGGGACAGCACGTCCACCCGCAGTCCGTGCTCCTCGGCGGTCTTCGCCGTGGCCGGGCCGATACACGCGATCACCGTCACGTTGTGCGGCTTGCCCGCGATACCGACGAGGTTCCGCACGGTCGACGACGAGGTGAAGAGCACCGCGTCGAAACCGCCGCCCTTGATGGCCTCACGCGTGTCGGCGGGCGGCGGCGAGGCCCGGACCGTGCGGTACGCGGTGACGTCGTCGACCTCCCAGCCCAGCTCGATGAGCCCGGCCACCAGGGTCTCGGTGGCGATGTCGGCGCGCGGCAGGAAGACACGGTCGATCGGGTCGAAGACCGGGTCGTACGGCGGCCAGTCCTCCAGCAGCCCGGCAGCGGACTGCTCGCCGGACGGCACCAGGTCCGGCTTCACACCGAAGTCGATCAGCGCGGCGGCCGTCTGCTCACCGACGGCCGCGACCTTGATCCCGGCGAAGGCACGGGCGTCGAGCCCGTACTCCTCGAACTTCTCCCGGACGGCCTTCACGGCATTGACCGAAGTGAAGGCGATCCACTCGTAGCGGCCCGTCACCAGGCCCTTGACCGCGCGCTCCATCTGCTGCGGCGTACGCGGCGGCTCGACGGCGATCGTCGGCACCTCGTGCGGCACGGCGCCGTAGGAACGAAGCTGGTCGGAGAGCGAAGCCGCCTGCTCCTTGGTACGCGGCACGAGCACCTTCCAGCCGAACATCGGCTTGGACTCGAACCACGCGAGCTGTTCGCGCTGGGCGGCGGAGCTGCGTTCCCCGACCACGGCTATGACGGGCTGGTGCCCGTCCGGCGACGGGAGCACCTTCGTCTGCTTGAACAGCTGGGCGATCGTCCCGAGCGTCGCCGTCCAGGTGCGCTGGCGGGTCGTGGTGCCGGCGATCGTGACGGTCAGCGGGGTGTCGGGCTTGCGGCCCGCCGAGACCAGCTCACCGGCAGCCGCGGCCACCGCGTCGAGCGTCGTGGACACGACGGCCGTGGCATCGCTCGCCCCGACCTCGGCCCAGCAGCGGTCCGACGCGGTACGGGCGTCGACGAAACGCACGTCGGTGCCCTGGGCGTCGCGCAGCGGCACACCGGCGTACGCGGGCACGCCCACGACGTTGGCGACACCGGGCACGACCTCGAAGGGCACGCCCGCGGCGGCACAGGCGAGCATCTCCGCGCCCGCGCTGCCGTCGAGGCCGGGGTCACCCGAAATGGCTCGGACGACCCGCCTGCCGCCCTTCGCTGCCTCCATGACAAGATTGGCCGCATCCCTGAGAACGGGTACTCCGGCGGCCGTTGACGCCACGTCAACAACCGTCAGCTCAGGCGTGCTTACGCCTGCCCGCGCATGGCGGCGAACGACGTCGAGAACGTCCGGTTCGGCGACAAGGACGTCCGCGCTCGCGAGCGCCTCGACAGCGCGCAGAGTCAGCAGTCCCGGGTCGCCGGGACCGGCGCCGAGGAAGGTGACGTGCCCTGCGGGCAGGACAGGAAAGTCGGATGCGGCGGGGCCGGTGGGGCTCAAAGTGCTCGCTCCCCCATAAGACCGGCCGCACCCTTGGCAAGCATCTCGGCCGCGAGCTCGCGACCGAGGGCCGCCGCGTCGTCGTGCGACGTGGGGACGGGACCGGTGGTGGACAGCTGCACCAGCGAGGAACCGTCGGTGGAACCGACGACACCGCGCAGGCGCAGTTCGTTGACAGTCTGACCGTCGACCAGGAGGTCGGCCAGCGCACCCACAGGTGCGGAGCAGCCGGCCTCCAGGGCGGCGAGCAGGGCACGCTCGGCGGTCACGGCGGCCCGGGTGTACGGGTCGTCGAGCTCGGCGAGCGCGGCGGCGAGGTCCGTGCTGGTTGCAGCACATTCGATCGCCAGTGCTCCCTGACCGGGAGCGGGCAGAACGGTGTCGACCGGCAGGAAGTCGGTCACCTCACCGGTCCGGCCGAGGCGGCTGAGCCCGGCGGCGGCGAGTACCACCGCGTCGAGCTCCCCGCTTCGTACAAATCCGATACGCGTATCGACGTTGCCCCGGATCGGCACGGTCTCGATGTCGAGGCCGTGGGACCGGGCGTACGCGTTGAGCTGCGCCATGCGGCGCGGCGAGCCGGTGCCGATGCGGGCACCGGACGGCAGCTGCTCGAAGGTCAGCCCGTCCCGCGCCACCAGCACGTCACGCGGGTCCTCGCGCTGCGGCACGGCCGCGAGGACGAGGCCCTCGGGCTGGGCCGTCGGCAGGTCCTTCAGCGAGTGGACGGCGAAGTCCACCTCGCCGCGCAGGAGCGCCTCGCGCAGCGCGGCGACGAATACGCCGGTCCCGCCGATCTGCGCGAGATGCTCCTTGGAGGTGTCTCCGTACGTGGTGATCTCGACGAGCTCGACGGCACGTCCGGTCACCTCCCTGACCGCTTCTGCGACCAGGCCGGACTGCGCCATGGCGAGCTTGCTGCGGCGGGTGCCCAGCCTGAGCGGCGCCGGGGCCGGCGCGCCCAGGGATGAGTTGTCGGTCATGACCGCCCTCTATTCGGGTCGTTCAGGTCTGCCCGGGAGACGGCGGCGACCGTCTGCGGGTCAAGGTCGAAGAGTTCCCGCAGCGCATCGGCGTACCCGGCGCCGCCGGGCTCGCTGGCGAGCTGCTTGACCCGCACGGTGGGCGCGTGCAGGAGCTTGTCGACGACGCGGCGCACGGTCTGCGTGATCTCGGCGCGCTGCTTCTCGTCCAGGTCGGGGAGGCGTCCGTCGAGCCGCGCGATCTCGCCGGCCACCACATCGGCGGCCATGGTGCGCAGGGCGACGACGGTCGGGGTGATGTGGGCGGCGCGCTGCGCGGCACCGAAGGCGGCGACCTCGTCGGCGACGATGGTGCGCACCTGGTCCACATCGGCGGCCATCGGGGCGTCCGCGGACGCCTCGGCGAGCGACTCGATGTCGACGAGGCGCACACCGTCGATGCGGTGGGCCGCACCGTCGATGTCGCGCGGCATGGCGAGGTCCAGGAGCGCGAGCCGGACGGGGCGGGAGCCGGAGCTCTGCGCGGGCACGGTGGCCCGGCGGACGGTCCGTTCCTGCGCGGTCGCGGTGGCGGAACCGTTCTCCACCCAGGCGGCGTGCTGGTCGAGCTCCGCCGTGGCGGCGAAGGGTGCGGCCGGCACCTCGGCAGCGGCGTCGAACGGCGCTCCGAGCGCTTCGGCGACGGCCTCGGCGGTCAGGACGAGCCCGGTCGCGCCGGTGCAGGAGACGACGACATCGGCACGTGTCAGTTCGCCGGAGACACCGGCCATCTCCACGGCACGGGCCGTCGTACCGCTCTGCCCGAGGATCTCGACGAGCCGGTCGGCGCGGGCCCTGGTCCGGTTGGCGACGACGATCTCGGCGACACCGGCGCGGGCCAGGGTTGCGGCGGCGAGCGAGGACATCGAGCCGGCGCCGATCACCAGGGCTCGCTTGCCGCCCGCCCAGTCGGTGACCTCGCCGCCGTCGGCGAGCTGTTCGAGACCGAAGGTGACGAGCGACTGCCCGGCCCGGTCGATCCCGGTCTCGCTGTGGGCACGCTTGCCGACCCGCAGCGCCTGCTGGAAGAGGTCGTTGAGGAGGCGTCCCGCGGTGTGGAGCTCCTGCCCCAGCGCGAGCGCGTCCTTGATCTGGCCGAGGATCTGGCCCTCGCCCACGACCATCGAGTCCAGACCGCAGGCCACCGAGAAGAGGTGGTGGACGGCCCGGTCCTCGTAGTGCACATAGAGATAGGGAGTGAGCTCGTCGAGACCGACCCCGCTGTGCTGGGCGAGCAGGGTGGACAGCTCGGCGACGCCCGCGTGGAACTTGTCCACGTCGGCGTACAGCTCGATGCGGTTGCAGGTGGCCAGCACGGCGGCCTCGGTCGCGGGCTCCGCGGCGAGGGTGTCCTGCAACAGCTTGGCCTGGGTCTCGGCGGCCAGCGAGGCCCGCTCCAGTACGGAGACGGGAGCGCTGCGGTGGCTCAGACCTACGACGAGGAGGCTCATGCCGGCATCACGGCGGGCATGTCCCCGTCGGGTCCCTTCCGGCTCGCGGGCGTGGCACGCAGGGGCGGTGCGTCGGCCTGGTCGGCGTTGTTCCCGGCGGCTTCCTCGCCGGCCTTGCGCTGCTCGTGGAACGCGAGGATCTGGAGCTCGATGGAGAGGTCGACCTTGCGCACGTCGACCCCGTCGGGCACGGAGAGAACCGTCGGAGCGAAGTTCAGGATGGAGGTCACACCCGCGGCGACGAGCCGGTCGCAGACCTGCTGCGCGGCACCGGCCGGAGTGGAGATGACACCGATCGACACCCCGTTGTCGCTGATGATCTTCTCCAGCTCATCGCTGTGCTGGACGGCGATCCCGGCGACGGGCGTACCCGCCATGGCGGGGTCGGCGTCGATCAGGGCCGCGACCCGGAAACCGCGGGAGGCGAAGCCGCCGTAGTTCGCGAGGGCGGCGCCGAGGTTACCGATACCGACGATGACGACCGGCCAGTCCTGGGTGAGCCCGAGCTCACGGGAGATCTGGTA
The Streptomyces sp. NBC_00234 DNA segment above includes these coding regions:
- a CDS encoding helix-turn-helix domain-containing protein, translating into MGTEIQDFAALLRGLKQRSGLSYGALAQKLHMSTSTIHRYCNGDAVPHDYAPVERFARVCRAQSDELVALHRQWILADEAKRRGARKAEAVGAVEPAAVTSELAASPPEPEAEPKPESEPAPTPAPESAADDVTPDARPSATAPAPGRPSGKRLRVLLAAVAVVAVTVPAALAISNYTGDRTHDEGMDTSRSNAPATPSRSGSMSPSPSPAKTSPSATSGSVTPSATATRSTAPKGADGKGGKGTGSQGVPVTATISSYNWDWPCGQYYLLDREPQGMPPAPEVQDRDRRAWAAQLGGVDGGDMLLELTLQGASQEAVVLNALHVRVVSQAAATDWPAYSMGEGCGGGIVPQTFDIDLDDSQPASQPVAGEDAGRVVPAKDFPYRVSSTDVEVFHVDAHTEGHDVTWYLELEWSSGGRSGTVRIDDNGKPFRTSSMRDRPVYEYRSDKAEWEDISDSLEGQGN
- a CDS encoding DUF4232 domain-containing protein, encoding MRNLHLRRAARTSALGAVALIASLSLTACQGDDEAASGGSASAPAGSSSPPPAESSGASADKSSAAPSTDQGKNSSAPDSGSGSGSGSGDDASTAEPQDVDDAVVLACTGTNTKLTMTEVQRPVNHMLLTMTNTGSKACNAYSYPYLRFGDAQSVPKTFDDSKPQAVATINPGESVYTGVMTSAADGSGTNGYSTKDLTVSFQNRDGNSDGTGSAVKVPLAKSVFVDSSLSVTYWQTSMDDALTY
- the hemB gene encoding porphobilinogen synthase, giving the protein MTVYGNFPGSRPRRLRTTPVMRRMVAETRLDPANLILPAFVREGIDAPVAISAMPGVQQHTLDTLRKAAVDAVSAGVSGIMLFGVPVDEKKDARGTAGTDPDGILQVALRAVREEVGDDLVVMSDLCLDEYTDHGHCGVLTDDGRVDNDATLERYAEMAQVQADAGAHVVGPSGMMDGQVGVVRDALDQTGYEDVSILAYTAKYSSAFYGPFREAVGSSLKGDRKTYQQDPANARESLRELALDLEEGADMVMVKPAGPYLDVLAKVAESVDVPVAAYQISGEYSMIEAAAERGWIDRDAAIMESLTGIRRAGAQMILTYWATEVAQRLGRG
- a CDS encoding bifunctional uroporphyrinogen-III C-methyltransferase/uroporphyrinogen-III synthase, which codes for MSPTGPAASDFPVLPAGHVTFLGAGPGDPGLLTLRAVEALASADVLVAEPDVLDVVRRHARAGVSTPELTVVDVASTAAGVPVLRDAANLVMEAAKGGRRVVRAISGDPGLDGSAGAEMLACAAAGVPFEVVPGVANVVGVPAYAGVPLRDAQGTDVRFVDARTASDRCWAEVGASDATAVVSTTLDAVAAAAGELVSAGRKPDTPLTVTIAGTTTRQRTWTATLGTIAQLFKQTKVLPSPDGHQPVIAVVGERSSAAQREQLAWFESKPMFGWKVLVPRTKEQAASLSDQLRSYGAVPHEVPTIAVEPPRTPQQMERAVKGLVTGRYEWIAFTSVNAVKAVREKFEEYGLDARAFAGIKVAAVGEQTAAALIDFGVKPDLVPSGEQSAAGLLEDWPPYDPVFDPIDRVFLPRADIATETLVAGLIELGWEVDDVTAYRTVRASPPPADTREAIKGGGFDAVLFTSSSTVRNLVGIAGKPHNVTVIACIGPATAKTAEEHGLRVDVLSPEPSVHKLAEALAAFGAQRRDAAKEAGDPVTRPSERRPGARRRRTTT
- the hemC gene encoding hydroxymethylbilane synthase; the encoded protein is MTDNSSLGAPAPAPLRLGTRRSKLAMAQSGLVAEAVREVTGRAVELVEITTYGDTSKEHLAQIGGTGVFVAALREALLRGEVDFAVHSLKDLPTAQPEGLVLAAVPQREDPRDVLVARDGLTFEQLPSGARIGTGSPRRMAQLNAYARSHGLDIETVPIRGNVDTRIGFVRSGELDAVVLAAAGLSRLGRTGEVTDFLPVDTVLPAPGQGALAIECAATSTDLAAALAELDDPYTRAAVTAERALLAALEAGCSAPVGALADLLVDGQTVNELRLRGVVGSTDGSSLVQLSTTGPVPTSHDDAAALGRELAAEMLAKGAAGLMGERAL
- a CDS encoding glutamyl-tRNA reductase, encoding MSLLVVGLSHRSAPVSVLERASLAAETQAKLLQDTLAAEPATEAAVLATCNRIELYADVDKFHAGVAELSTLLAQHSGVGLDELTPYLYVHYEDRAVHHLFSVACGLDSMVVGEGQILGQIKDALALGQELHTAGRLLNDLFQQALRVGKRAHSETGIDRAGQSLVTFGLEQLADGGEVTDWAGGKRALVIGAGSMSSLAAATLARAGVAEIVVANRTRARADRLVEILGQSGTTARAVEMAGVSGELTRADVVVSCTGATGLVLTAEAVAEALGAPFDAAAEVPAAPFAATAELDQHAAWVENGSATATAQERTVRRATVPAQSSGSRPVRLALLDLAMPRDIDGAAHRIDGVRLVDIESLAEASADAPMAADVDQVRTIVADEVAAFGAAQRAAHITPTVVALRTMAADVVAGEIARLDGRLPDLDEKQRAEITQTVRRVVDKLLHAPTVRVKQLASEPGGAGYADALRELFDLDPQTVAAVSRADLNDPNRGRS
- a CDS encoding redox-sensing transcriptional repressor Rex, translated to MATGRTHRPATRSRGIPEATVARLPLYLRALTALSERSVPTVSSEELAAAAGVNSAKLRKDFSYLGSYGTRGVGYDVEYLVYQISRELGLTQDWPVVIVGIGNLGAALANYGGFASRGFRVAALIDADPAMAGTPVAGIAVQHSDELEKIISDNGVSIGVISTPAGAAQQVCDRLVAAGVTSILNFAPTVLSVPDGVDVRKVDLSIELQILAFHEQRKAGEEAAGNNADQADAPPLRATPASRKGPDGDMPAVMPA